The proteins below are encoded in one region of Hordeum vulgare subsp. vulgare chromosome 3H, MorexV3_pseudomolecules_assembly, whole genome shotgun sequence:
- the LOC123445065 gene encoding nuclear transport factor 2-like isoform X1 — translation MATQAGSPAAPRLSPQVICSVFVEQYYHILHETPDQAHKFYQDASRIGRTGSDGVMEYVTTLPEISKKIMAMDFSKYLTEIETADSVLSHNGGVLIVVTGSLTMVDDCQRFTQSFFLAPQDGGGYFVLNDIFRLITQRNLENGKAQNDGPVAQTVAVPTAVVVECPTTDPVADVDVRNPTVNGTIVQSNQTANGTVENNVEPPAKVTKEVPKKISVAVSPSPPAQKDNPPPAQKDIPKKTPVAASPPPPSPAQKDVTKKTYASIVKVMKEAPPTPVVKPKPSPKPATKPVTKAVEGSEKSSVKPSQTAETTPAGTSVAKNKTSHDEQGYSVFIKGLPYNSTVQMVEEEFKKFGTIKPSGIQVRNNKIDQYCFGFVEFESEQSMQAAIQASPLYIGDTEVGIEQKRTSTRVVNGVVMNAGGGGRFQYGRGHRGDNFRGRGGGYMNSASYRGGDNFNRRDDGEDFTRRDDGDNFNRRNDGGENFNRRNDFRNRNEFSGRGRGPPQGNGYHNHNGNGFHQPRPFQNDNGRYARVNNGPKQTPVAAA, via the exons ATGGCAACCCAAGCAGGAAGCCCGGCCGCTCCTCGTTTGAGTCCCCAAGTG ATCTGCTCTGTATTTGTTGAGCAATATTACCATATTCTACATGAGACACCAGACCAGGCGCACAAGTTTTATCAAGACGCAAGTAGGATTGGCCGGACAGGTTCTGATGGAGTCATGGAATACGTAACAACATTGCCT GAGATCAGCAAGAAAATTATGGCCATGGACTTCAGCAAATACTTAACAGAGATTGAGACTGCAGATTCAGTGTTATCTCACAATGGTGGTGTTCTCATTGTGGTTACTGGATCATTGACCATGGTTGATGACTGCCAACGATTTACACAGTCGTTCTTCCTGGCACCACAAGATGGTGGCGGCTATTTCGTTCTCAATGATATTTTTAGGTTGATAACACAAAGGAATCTCGAAAACggaaaagctcagaacgatgggcCTGTTGCTCAAACAG TAGCAGTTCCTACAGCTGTGGTGGTGGAGTGTCCGACTACTGACCCTGTTGCTGATGTGGATGTTCGAAATCCCACTGTTAATGGCACAATTGTTCAAAGTAACCAGACTGCTAATGGAACTGTTGAAAATAATGTAGAGCCACCTGCGAAGGTGACCAAAGAGGTTCCCAAAAAGATATCTGTTGCTGTTTCCCCCTCTCCTCCTGCTCAGAAGGATAACCctcctccagctcagaaggatattCCGAAAAAGACCCCTGTTGctgcttctccccctcctccttctccagctcagaaggatgtcACGAAGAAGACTTATGCATCAATT GTGAAAGTCATGAAGGAGGCCCCACCAACTCCAGTTGTCAAACCTAAGCCATCTCCTAAACCTGCGACCAAGCCTGTGACCAAGGCCGTTGAAGGTTCAGAAAAATCTTCTGTAAAGCCTTCGCAGACTGCTGAAACCACTCCAGCTGGCACAAGTGTTGCCAagaataaaacttctcatgatg AACAAGGCTATTCGGTTTTCATCAAGGGTTTGCCTTACAATTCGACTGTCCAAATGGTTGAAGAAGAGTTCAAGAAATTTGGTACGATCAAGCCAAGCGGCATCCAAGTTAGGAACAACAAG ATTGATCAATACTGCTTTGGGTTTGTTGAATTTGAATCCGAGCAATCTATGCAAGCAGCAATTCAG GCATCTCCACTTTATATTGGTGACACTGAAGTGGGCATTGAGCAGAAACGAACCAGCACACGAG TTGTGAATGGCGTCGTCATGAATGCTGGCGGAGGGGGCCGTTTTCAATACGGGAGGGGGCACCGTGGTGATAACTTCAGAGGACGGGGAGGTGGCTACATGAACAGTGCAAGCTACCGTGGTGGTGATAACTTCAACAGGAGGGATGACGGCGAAGACTTCACCAGGAGGGACGACGGCGATAACTTCAACAGGAGGAACGAcggcggtgaaaacttcaacaggAGGAATGACTTCCGGAACCGGAACGAGTTTTCAGGTCGTGGGCGAGGGCCTCCCCAGGGGAACGGGTATCACAACCACAACGGGAATGGCTTCCACCAGCCACGGCCCTTCCAGAACGATAACGGGAGGTACGCCCGTGTCAACAATGGCCCGAAGCAGACACCGGTTGCTGCTGCATAG
- the LOC123445065 gene encoding nuclear transport factor 2-like isoform X2 — protein sequence MATQAGSPAAPRLSPQVICSVFVEQYYHILHETPDQAHKFYQDASRIGRTGSDGVMEYVTTLPEISKKIMAMDFSKYLTEIETADSVLSHNGGVLIVVTGSLTMVDDCQRFTQSFFLAPQDGGGYFVLNDIFRLITQRNLENGKAQNDGPVAQTAVPTAVVVECPTTDPVADVDVRNPTVNGTIVQSNQTANGTVENNVEPPAKVTKEVPKKISVAVSPSPPAQKDNPPPAQKDIPKKTPVAASPPPPSPAQKDVTKKTYASIVKVMKEAPPTPVVKPKPSPKPATKPVTKAVEGSEKSSVKPSQTAETTPAGTSVAKNKTSHDEQGYSVFIKGLPYNSTVQMVEEEFKKFGTIKPSGIQVRNNKIDQYCFGFVEFESEQSMQAAIQASPLYIGDTEVGIEQKRTSTRVVNGVVMNAGGGGRFQYGRGHRGDNFRGRGGGYMNSASYRGGDNFNRRDDGEDFTRRDDGDNFNRRNDGGENFNRRNDFRNRNEFSGRGRGPPQGNGYHNHNGNGFHQPRPFQNDNGRYARVNNGPKQTPVAAA from the exons ATGGCAACCCAAGCAGGAAGCCCGGCCGCTCCTCGTTTGAGTCCCCAAGTG ATCTGCTCTGTATTTGTTGAGCAATATTACCATATTCTACATGAGACACCAGACCAGGCGCACAAGTTTTATCAAGACGCAAGTAGGATTGGCCGGACAGGTTCTGATGGAGTCATGGAATACGTAACAACATTGCCT GAGATCAGCAAGAAAATTATGGCCATGGACTTCAGCAAATACTTAACAGAGATTGAGACTGCAGATTCAGTGTTATCTCACAATGGTGGTGTTCTCATTGTGGTTACTGGATCATTGACCATGGTTGATGACTGCCAACGATTTACACAGTCGTTCTTCCTGGCACCACAAGATGGTGGCGGCTATTTCGTTCTCAATGATATTTTTAGGTTGATAACACAAAGGAATCTCGAAAACggaaaagctcagaacgatgggcCTGTTGCTCAAACAG CAGTTCCTACAGCTGTGGTGGTGGAGTGTCCGACTACTGACCCTGTTGCTGATGTGGATGTTCGAAATCCCACTGTTAATGGCACAATTGTTCAAAGTAACCAGACTGCTAATGGAACTGTTGAAAATAATGTAGAGCCACCTGCGAAGGTGACCAAAGAGGTTCCCAAAAAGATATCTGTTGCTGTTTCCCCCTCTCCTCCTGCTCAGAAGGATAACCctcctccagctcagaaggatattCCGAAAAAGACCCCTGTTGctgcttctccccctcctccttctccagctcagaaggatgtcACGAAGAAGACTTATGCATCAATT GTGAAAGTCATGAAGGAGGCCCCACCAACTCCAGTTGTCAAACCTAAGCCATCTCCTAAACCTGCGACCAAGCCTGTGACCAAGGCCGTTGAAGGTTCAGAAAAATCTTCTGTAAAGCCTTCGCAGACTGCTGAAACCACTCCAGCTGGCACAAGTGTTGCCAagaataaaacttctcatgatg AACAAGGCTATTCGGTTTTCATCAAGGGTTTGCCTTACAATTCGACTGTCCAAATGGTTGAAGAAGAGTTCAAGAAATTTGGTACGATCAAGCCAAGCGGCATCCAAGTTAGGAACAACAAG ATTGATCAATACTGCTTTGGGTTTGTTGAATTTGAATCCGAGCAATCTATGCAAGCAGCAATTCAG GCATCTCCACTTTATATTGGTGACACTGAAGTGGGCATTGAGCAGAAACGAACCAGCACACGAG TTGTGAATGGCGTCGTCATGAATGCTGGCGGAGGGGGCCGTTTTCAATACGGGAGGGGGCACCGTGGTGATAACTTCAGAGGACGGGGAGGTGGCTACATGAACAGTGCAAGCTACCGTGGTGGTGATAACTTCAACAGGAGGGATGACGGCGAAGACTTCACCAGGAGGGACGACGGCGATAACTTCAACAGGAGGAACGAcggcggtgaaaacttcaacaggAGGAATGACTTCCGGAACCGGAACGAGTTTTCAGGTCGTGGGCGAGGGCCTCCCCAGGGGAACGGGTATCACAACCACAACGGGAATGGCTTCCACCAGCCACGGCCCTTCCAGAACGATAACGGGAGGTACGCCCGTGTCAACAATGGCCCGAAGCAGACACCGGTTGCTGCTGCATAG